One region of Vigna angularis cultivar LongXiaoDou No.4 chromosome 10, ASM1680809v1, whole genome shotgun sequence genomic DNA includes:
- the LOC108334740 gene encoding cationic amino acid transporter 1 — protein MEGIDENRRYSEAVTLESFESLSKYKRALLATPWRLVDRMTGRSMEDVELVEVKRRSHHEMKKTLTWWDLIWFGMGSVIGSGIFVLTGFEVRNHVGPAVVLSYVISGVSAMLSVFCYTEFAVEIPVAGGSFAYLRVELGDFVAYIASGNILLEYVVGGAAVARSWTSYFATLCNQDPDKFLIHAHHLSADYSNLDPIAVAVLFIIGLFAVSSTKGSSRFNYLASILHLLVLLFIIVAGLTKANAANYSSFLPFGSRGIFQAAAVLFFAYVGFDAVSTMAEETKNPGRDIPLGLIGSMMCTTLVYCMLSVTLCLMQRFSEVDEKAAFSVAFEAVGMSWAKYIVAFGALKGMTSVLLVGAVGQARYLTHIARTQLLPPWLAKVNERTGTPINATVVMLGATAIVAFFTKLDVLANLLSISTLFLFSLVALALLVRRYCARGVATQANIVKFVLCVALILGSSVASAVYWANTTKWVGYTIMVPLWLVGTVGIWLLVPMTKKPKVWGVPLVPFLPSASIGINVFLLGSLDKASFRRFGFWTAILLVYYLFVGLHSSYDMAQILKKEKVESLTESKLDEENVVPSLTESGTKNEDHHNLNN, from the exons ATGGAGGGAATCGACGAGAACAGAAGGTACTCTGAGGCTGTCACGTTGGAGTCGTTCGAGAGCTTATCAAAGTACAAGAGAGCGTTGTTGGCGACGCCGTGGAGGCTAGTGGATCGAATGACGGGTCGGTCGATGGAGGACGTGGAGTTGGTGGAAGTCAAGCGGCGCAGCCACCATGAGATGAAGAAGACTCTTACGTGGTGGGATCTCATATGGTTCGGAATGGGCAGCGTCATAGGTTCCGGCATCTTTGTCCTCACCGGCTTTGAGGTCAGGAACCACGTCGGACCCGCCGTTGTTTTGTCCTACGTTATCTCCGGCGTCTCTGCCATGCTTTCTGTCTTCTGCTACACCGAATTCGCCGTCGAAATTCCCGTCGCTG GCGGTTCGTTTGCGTACCTGAGAGTGGAGCTCGGCGATTTCGTGGCGTACATTGCATCCGGCAACATCCTTCTGGAGTACGTGGTGGGCGGCGCCGCCGTGGCACGCTCCTGGACCTCCTATTTCGCCACTCTCTGCAACCAAGACCCCGACAAGTTCCTCATCCATGCCCACCACCTCTCTGCCGACTACAGCAACCTCGACCCCATCGCCGTCGCCGTCCTCTTCATCATTGGCCTCTTCGCCGTCTCCAGCACCAAGGGCTCCTCCCGCTTCAACTACCTCGCCTCCATCCTccacctcctcgtcctcctcttcatcatcgtcGCCGGCCTCACCAAAGCCAACGCCGCTAACTACTCCTCCTTTCTTCCCTTCGGATCCCGCGGCATCTTCCAG GCGGCGGCGGTGTTGTTCTTCGCGTACGTGGGATTCGACGCGGTTTCCACGATGGCGGAGGAGACGAAGAACCCTGGCAGGGACATTCCGTTGGGGCTGATAGGGTCGATGATGTGCACCACGCTTGTGTACTGCATGCTGTCGGTGACCCTGTGTTTGATGCAGAGGTTTTCAGAGGTTGACGAGAAAGCTGCTTTCTCTGTGGCGTTTGAAGCGGTAGGGATGAGTTGGGCGAAGTACATAGTTGCATTTGGGGCGTTGAAAGGAATGACAAGCGTTCTCCTTGTTGGTGCTGTGGGACAAGCCAGGTATCTCACTCACATTGCTAGAACGCAGTTGCTACCTCCATGGCTTGCTAAG GTAAACGAGAGAACTGGGACACCCATCAATGCCACGGTTGTCATGCTTGGTGCCACTGCCATTGTTGCATTCTTCACAAAACTTGATGTTCTTGCTAACCTTCTTTCGATCTCCACTCTCTTCTTGTTCTCCCTTGTGGCGCTGGCCCTGTTGGTTCGCCGCTACTGTGCAAGAGGGGTGGCTACACAAGCCAACATTGTGAAGTTCGTTCTCTGCGTTGCTCTCATATTGGGTTCTTCTGTTGCATCAGCTGTTTACTGGGCCAACACCACGAAATGGGTTGGTTACACCATCATGGTGCCGCTTTGGCTTGTGGGAACAGTGGGTATTTGGCTTTTGGTTCCGATGACGAAGAAGCCAAAGGTTTGGGGTGTGCCACTGGTGCCGTTCCTGCCATCAGCTTCCATTGGCATCAATGTTTTCCTTCTTGGTTCGTTGGATAAAGCTTCGTTCAGAAGATTTGGATTCTGGACTGCGATTCTGCTGGTGTATTACCTGTTTGTGGGATTGCATTCCTCTTATGACATGGCACAGATACTGAAGAAGGAGAAAGTGGAGAGCTTGACTGAGTCAAAGTTGgatgaagaaaatgttgttCCATCTCTGACAGAGTCTGGTACAAAAAATGAAGATCATCATAACTTAAACAATTGA